DNA sequence from the Calditrichota bacterium genome:
CGGTTGTTCTTAGGATGAGCCCATCAGAAGCGCCAACACCTCCTCCAACAGCCGTTCCATTATTTGCATCGCTAAAAAACACATCATTCAAATTGTCTTGAAAAGATACACCTTGGATTGTCCAGTTATCGCCACCATCAGTTGTACGTAGTATTTTTTCACTGTTGCTTGTTACAATTGTGCCATTGTTTGGATCACTAAACGATAAACCGTAAAGATGGTTTGTAACACCATCAACAGAGCTGGGTGACCAATTTGTTCCACCATCAGATGTTTTGAAAATTATCCCTTGTCTTCCTATAGCAATCCCATTGCTTGCATCACTAAAATAAACATCCTCCATAGATTCATTTGATGATGAACTCGTCTGTTCTACCCAATTTGCCCCGCCATCGGTTGTATGAAAAACGGAATAATTATTGCCAACCGCTGCTCCATTGTTTGCATCGCTAAAGTAAACCGCTTTTAATGTTTTTGTGGTATTGCTGGTTTGGCTTATCCAATTACTTTGGGCAAAGCTGCTCTGAAAAGCAAAAATGACTATTGAAAACAAGATTTGGCTGTATTGCTTTTTAAGCTTCATAAATCCTCCGGTTTGTTAATTGGTTCTATTACAAGCTTATTTTCATCAATCTTTTACACACCGAACACTCATACCGGATTGAGGGATTTCATAAAACCTTTTAACCCCGTCGGTGATATAACTTATTTGTCTGTAAATCGGTGTGTTGTTTTCACTTGATGATGTCCAGAAAAATGCAAACCATGTCAGAAACAAATCTTTATTCTCCTGAAGCCTTATTCCGCCGGGAAGAGCAGTAAAACCACTTTCGTTATCTGAGTCAAGTCCCAGACTCCAGTGATCGTTTCCGGTTTCCCTAAGCTTCGGTGCAATCAAACCACGCCACTCAATATTGTCTGCTTCAGCCTGGTTCATCCCCAATGCCATTTCCAGTTGCTTCCAGTCTTCATCTGTTGCAATATGCCAACCTTCTGGAGCAATATTTTTTACATTGTTAACGGCATACCAATTGTATAAATTTCCATAGGAATTAGCGTTGCCATTATCATTATCATAAAAACCATATGCACCGCTTGTGTTGCTTGCCCAGCCTAAACTATCCGTTGGGAATGATATTGCATCTCCATTGCGATAGTGGGAAACTTTCAGGTTTTCTGCCATCCACCATTGATCACCGATTTTTACGGTTTTGTAAGTATTCCCATCAATATCGGTCACAGTACCGGCCGAATTATTGTTCTGATCATTATCTGATCCTGTTGAATTATCAGAGCAGGAGAAGAATAAAAATATTGAAATTGAAATAATCAAAACATTGAAAGTTTTATGCATTTTTGTCTTCTTTCTTTTTGAGTTTCATTTACTATTCATTTTTGTAAAAGATATCAATCCTTAATACAACGTACACCAAAGCCATTGTTATTATTATAATAGACACGGCTGATTTCTGTATGGTCCCGGTGTAGACCGCGCGCCCAACCATAAATATCTGATCCGTTATTATATACAGAGGATGTCCAAAAATAAGCTTGATGGGCAAGGCCAATAAAATTGGCATTGAGGCTGCTGCGAAACCCATTAGGTTGTGCTGTAAAACCATATTCGTTCGTTGCGTTTGCATTTGGAGCGACCCAATGAAGTGTACCAGATTCTTTGATTTTATCACCTTCATTTGTACCGCGCCACTGATTGTCATTTAACTCGCTTTCCGGAATACCGAGAAAAACTTCTAATTCTTTCCAATCGTCATCGGTGGCAACACGCCATCCATCCGGTGCAATATTTCGGCTATCCTGTGCGGCATACCCGTTGTATAATAATCCATACGTTATAATATTTGCGCCATGATGATCATATATTGAGTAACCACCTTCTGTTAAGGTCGTCCATTCATTGTCATCAGGAACATGCCTGATGGAATCCGCATTTCGATAGCGAGTTACCCTAAGGTTTTCTGTCATCCACCACTGTTTGCCGATCTTTATAGTTTGATATTCGTTGCCGTCAATATCTGTAACTGTACCCAGCGTTCCTGTTGGCAATCCATCATCATCATCTTCGATTGGGCTGGTTGAGTCATCTGAACATGCCAATATTAAAAACATTGAAAAAAGTAAAATAGAAATTAATGAATGCTTTTTCATTTTTTGAGCCTCTTTTTTAATAATTGTTTTCGTTTGCTACTATTTGTAAAGGGAAAAAAGAAATATGAATTGGCTCACAATAAAATATAATTTAGTGATTATCTTGCATTGAAAGAGACGCTAAGGAATAATATTTTAAGCCATGGCCCGGAACCTACAAACACAAGTAACCCAATTACTACAACAATTGAATAAAGGGAATGACAAGGCCCTTTCAGAGTTAGCCCCGGTTATTTACCAGGAGCTGAGAAGAATTGCTTCGGGTTATCTAAAAAAAGAATCTGGTAAGTACACACTTCAAACTACAGATTTGGTTCATGAAGCCTATCTCCGGCTTGTTGATGAAGCTTATCTTTCCTGGGAAAACCGCGTTCAGTTTTTTGCGATTGCAGCACGGGCAATGCGACAATTCCTGATTGCATATGCCAAAAAACAAAAAGCTATAAAGCGAGGTGGTACGCAGATTAATATTACTTTGGATGAAAATGCAGTCTCCAATGAAGAGAAGTCTTTACAAGTTTTGGCTTTGGATGATGCCTTATCACAGTTAGAGGTTTACGATGAGCGTTTAGGCCGTATTGTAGAATTGCGTTATTTTGCAGGGTTGACTATTGATGAAACCTCAAAAGCCATGGATATTT
Encoded proteins:
- a CDS encoding sigma-70 family RNA polymerase sigma factor, yielding MARNLQTQVTQLLQQLNKGNDKALSELAPVIYQELRRIASGYLKKESGKYTLQTTDLVHEAYLRLVDEAYLSWENRVQFFAIAARAMRQFLIAYAKKQKAIKRGGTQINITLDENAVSNEEKSLQVLALDDALSQLEVYDERLGRIVELRYFAGLTIDETSKAMDISPATVKREWTTAKAWLASEMSF